A genomic segment from Paramixta manurensis encodes:
- the sdhA gene encoding succinate dehydrogenase flavoprotein subunit, with amino-acid sequence MNLPVREFDAVVIGAGGAGMRAALQISQSGQTCALLSKVFPTRSHTVSAQGGITVALGNSHEDNWEWHMYDTVKGSDYIGDQDAIEYMCKTGPEAILELEHMGLPFSRLDDGRVYQRPFGGQSKNFGGEQAARTAAAADRTGHALLHTLYQQNLKNKTTIFSEWYALDLVKNADGAVVGCTALCIETGEVVYFKAKATVLATGGAGRIYQSTTNAHINTGDGVGMALRAGVPVQDMEMWQFHPTGIAGAGVLVTEGCRGEGGYLLNKHGERFMERYAPNAKDLAGRDVVARSIMIEIREGRGCDGPWGPHAKLKLDHLGKEVLESRLPGILELSRTFAHVDPVKEPIPVIPTCHYMMGGIPTKVTGQALTVNEQGEDVVIPGLFAVGEIACVSVHGANRLGGNSLLDLVVFGRSAGLHLQESIEQQGELREASESDIEASLARLNRWNNNVTGEDPTELRKALQACMQHNFSVFREGDAMAKGLEELKVLRERLKNARLDDRSSDFNTQRVECLELDNLMETAYATAVAANFRTESRGAHSRFDYPERDDANWLCHSLYLPQTESMTRREVNMQPKLREAFPPKARTY; translated from the coding sequence ATGAATTTGCCAGTCAGAGAGTTTGACGCCGTTGTGATCGGCGCGGGTGGTGCAGGCATGCGTGCCGCGCTACAGATTTCCCAATCGGGCCAAACCTGCGCCCTGTTGTCAAAAGTGTTCCCCACGCGTTCGCATACGGTTTCCGCTCAGGGCGGTATTACGGTTGCGCTGGGCAATTCCCATGAAGATAACTGGGAATGGCATATGTACGATACCGTTAAAGGCTCCGACTATATTGGAGACCAGGACGCGATTGAGTATATGTGTAAAACCGGTCCGGAAGCGATTCTGGAACTGGAACATATGGGCTTACCTTTTTCTCGCCTCGACGATGGTCGCGTGTACCAACGCCCGTTTGGCGGCCAATCGAAAAATTTCGGTGGCGAGCAGGCGGCACGTACCGCTGCGGCCGCCGACCGTACCGGCCATGCTTTATTGCATACCCTGTACCAGCAGAACCTGAAAAATAAAACCACTATCTTCTCTGAATGGTACGCGTTGGATCTGGTGAAAAATGCCGATGGCGCGGTGGTCGGTTGCACCGCGTTGTGTATCGAAACCGGCGAAGTGGTTTATTTCAAAGCCAAAGCCACGGTGTTAGCGACCGGCGGCGCGGGGCGCATCTACCAATCGACGACCAACGCGCACATTAACACTGGCGACGGTGTCGGTATGGCGCTACGCGCGGGGGTACCGGTCCAGGATATGGAAATGTGGCAATTCCACCCAACCGGTATTGCTGGCGCCGGGGTGCTGGTAACCGAAGGGTGTCGCGGTGAAGGCGGTTACCTGTTGAATAAACATGGCGAACGCTTTATGGAACGTTATGCGCCGAATGCCAAAGATTTGGCCGGTCGCGATGTGGTTGCACGTTCTATTATGATTGAGATTCGTGAAGGGCGCGGCTGTGACGGCCCGTGGGGGCCGCACGCGAAACTGAAGCTGGACCATTTGGGCAAAGAAGTCCTCGAGTCTCGTTTACCGGGGATCCTCGAGTTGTCTCGCACATTCGCCCACGTTGATCCAGTCAAAGAGCCGATCCCGGTCATCCCGACTTGCCACTATATGATGGGTGGCATCCCGACGAAAGTTACCGGTCAAGCATTGACGGTGAATGAGCAGGGTGAAGATGTGGTGATCCCTGGCTTGTTCGCGGTGGGTGAAATTGCCTGCGTATCTGTCCATGGTGCTAACCGTCTGGGCGGGAACTCACTGCTTGACCTGGTGGTATTCGGTCGTTCGGCGGGCCTGCATTTACAGGAATCCATTGAGCAGCAGGGCGAACTGCGTGAGGCCTCCGAGTCGGATATTGAAGCTTCGCTGGCGCGGCTTAATCGCTGGAATAACAATGTCACCGGCGAAGATCCTACCGAGTTACGCAAAGCGTTGCAGGCCTGTATGCAGCATAACTTCTCGGTATTCCGTGAAGGCGATGCGATGGCGAAAGGTCTGGAAGAGCTGAAAGTGCTGCGTGAGCGCCTGAAAAACGCCCGTCTGGATGATCGTTCCAGCGACTTCAATACCCAGCGTGTTGAGTGCCTGGAACTGGATAACCTAATGGAAACCGCCTACGCCACAGCGGTAGCGGCGAACTTCCGCACCGAAAGCCGTGGTGCGCATAGCCGTTTCGACTACCCCGAACGTGACGATGCAAACTGGCTGTGCCATAGCCTGTATTTACCGCAAACGGAAAGCATGACGCGCCGTGAGGTGAACATGCAACCGAAACTGCGCGAAGCTTTCCCACCGAAAGCGCGTACTTACTAA
- the sdhD gene encoding succinate dehydrogenase membrane anchor subunit: MVSNASALGRNGIHDWLLLRAAAMVIALYVLYILGFIVMSGTLTFDTWRGFFASNFTKVFTLLTLFSILVHGWIGMWQVLTDYVKPLAMRLMLQLVIVVVLLVYAIYGTVVVWGA, translated from the coding sequence ATGGTAAGCAATGCTTCTGCACTGGGGCGCAACGGTATACATGACTGGCTTCTGTTACGGGCCGCAGCCATGGTTATTGCCCTCTATGTGCTCTATATCCTCGGTTTTATCGTGATGTCCGGTACGCTGACGTTCGATACCTGGCGCGGCTTTTTCGCCTCCAACTTCACCAAAGTTTTCACCCTGCTAACCCTGTTCTCCATTCTGGTTCATGGCTGGATTGGGATGTGGCAAGTGCTGACCGACTACGTTAAGCCGCTGGCGATGCGCTTAATGCTGCAACTAGTGATTGTAGTCGTACTGTTGGTGTATGCAATTTATGGAACTGTAGTGGTGTGGGGTGCGTGA
- a CDS encoding DUF969 domain-containing protein → MENTVNLWPLIGIGAIIIGFLLRFNPVLVVIIAGIVTGVAAHIPVVDILEKLGAGFLDTRNLTLILLLPLAVIGLLERHGLKERAQTWIAQIKSVTAGRLLIIYLFIREITAALGLTSLGGHPQMVRPLLAPMAEGATENRYGELTPEIRHRLKAMAAATDNVGLFFGEDIFVAFGAILFMHNFMLQAGGIETEPLHIAVWGIPTAVCAFIIHAVRLRRMDKQLAAELSQLTAQALTAKGER, encoded by the coding sequence ATGGAAAATACGGTTAATTTGTGGCCGTTAATCGGCATCGGCGCGATTATTATCGGCTTTTTATTACGCTTCAACCCGGTACTGGTGGTGATTATTGCCGGTATCGTAACGGGGGTGGCCGCACATATTCCGGTGGTGGATATTCTGGAAAAATTGGGCGCAGGTTTTCTTGATACGCGTAATTTAACCTTGATTTTACTGTTACCGTTGGCGGTTATCGGTCTCCTTGAGCGGCACGGGCTGAAAGAGCGTGCACAAACCTGGATTGCACAGATTAAAAGCGTCACCGCGGGGCGTCTGTTGATTATCTATCTCTTTATCCGCGAAATCACCGCCGCGTTGGGCCTCACCAGCCTTGGCGGTCATCCGCAAATGGTTCGTCCGTTGCTGGCGCCAATGGCGGAAGGGGCGACGGAAAACCGTTATGGCGAGTTGACGCCTGAAATCCGCCATCGGTTAAAAGCGATGGCCGCCGCCACGGATAATGTCGGCCTATTTTTTGGCGAAGATATTTTCGTTGCCTTTGGCGCGATCCTGTTTATGCATAACTTCATGTTGCAAGCCGGTGGGATCGAAACTGAGCCGTTACATATCGCGGTATGGGGGATCCCGACCGCAGTGTGCGCCTTTATCATTCACGCAGTACGCTTACGTCGGATGGATAAGCAACTGGCGGCAGAATTGTCGCAGTTAACTGCACAGGCATTAACAGCGAAAGGAGAGCGCTAA
- the pxpC gene encoding 5-oxoprolinase subunit PxpC, giving the protein MLTIIRAGISTSIQDLGRHGWRALGISGAGVLDVPAMKTANLLVGNSPDSAVLEITLGQFCAEFERDGWIALTGAGCQAKLDDKPVWTGWRTAVKRGQRLTLAMPRRGMRSYLAIDGGFDLTAQLGSLSTDTRAGFGGFHGRNLADGDRIPLRKAPQRFQRPVGVRQLLWSNRLRALPGPEYHEFSSDSQEAFWRTSWTLNPQSNRMGYRLQGRPLTRQTDRELLSHGLLPGVVQVPHNGLPIVLMADAQTTGGYPRIACVIEADLYHLAQIRLGDPIHFVPCTLEEALLAKQHQQRVIDQMVWGLNHEN; this is encoded by the coding sequence ATGCTAACCATTATCCGTGCGGGTATCAGTACCTCAATTCAGGACTTAGGGCGTCATGGCTGGCGGGCGTTGGGGATCAGCGGGGCAGGCGTGCTAGATGTTCCGGCGATGAAAACCGCCAATCTGTTGGTTGGCAATTCACCCGATAGCGCGGTGCTCGAAATCACCCTTGGTCAGTTTTGCGCAGAGTTTGAACGTGATGGCTGGATTGCGCTTACCGGTGCTGGCTGCCAGGCAAAACTGGATGATAAGCCGGTCTGGACCGGCTGGCGTACCGCGGTTAAACGAGGCCAGCGGCTGACATTAGCGATGCCGCGGCGCGGGATGCGTAGCTATCTGGCGATTGATGGCGGCTTTGATCTAACGGCGCAATTGGGTTCGCTCAGCACCGATACACGGGCAGGCTTTGGCGGTTTTCATGGGCGCAATTTGGCCGATGGCGATCGCATTCCATTGCGCAAGGCACCGCAACGTTTTCAGCGACCTGTCGGTGTGCGCCAGTTGTTATGGAGTAACCGTCTGCGCGCGCTTCCCGGCCCGGAATATCACGAGTTCAGTAGCGATTCCCAGGAGGCTTTTTGGCGCACGTCATGGACGCTGAACCCACAAAGTAATCGGATGGGCTATCGCCTCCAGGGCAGGCCACTAACGCGTCAAACCGATCGGGAATTGTTATCACACGGTTTATTACCCGGCGTGGTGCAGGTTCCTCACAATGGGTTGCCGATTGTCCTGATGGCGGATGCGCAAACCACCGGCGGTTATCCGCGTATTGCCTGCGTGATTGAGGCTGATCTTTACCATCTGGCGCAAATTCGCCTCGGTGATCCGATCCATTTTGTGCCTTGCACGCTGGAAGAGGCCTTGTTGGCGAAGCAGCATCAGCAGCGGGTTATCGATCAAATGGTGTGGGGGTTGAACCATGAAAATTGA
- the sdhC gene encoding succinate dehydrogenase cytochrome b556 subunit gives MGKTVKKQRPVNLDLTTIRFPVTAIASILHRVSGVITFVAVGILLWLLGLSLSSPEGFQQAAAVMDSFVVKFIVWGILTALAYHIAGGIRHMLMDFGFLGETLAIGTRSAQVAFGITVVLSILAGVLVW, from the coding sequence GTGGGCAAAACCGTGAAAAAACAAAGACCTGTCAACTTGGATCTCACTACGATCCGGTTTCCCGTTACTGCAATAGCGTCCATTCTCCACCGCGTCTCCGGCGTGATCACCTTTGTGGCGGTCGGTATTCTGCTCTGGCTACTTGGTCTCTCTCTCTCATCACCCGAAGGCTTCCAACAGGCTGCTGCCGTGATGGATAGCTTTGTCGTTAAATTCATCGTATGGGGTATTCTTACCGCTCTGGCTTACCATATCGCCGGCGGCATCCGCCACATGCTGATGGATTTTGGTTTTCTTGGTGAGACGCTAGCCATTGGCACGCGTTCTGCTCAAGTGGCCTTTGGTATTACTGTCGTGCTTTCAATTTTGGCTGGAGTCCTCGTATGGTAA
- the pxpB gene encoding 5-oxoprolinase subunit PxpB, which translates to MQRARCYLLGERAVVLELEPPVLLASQQRIWGLTARLSAHPQVIEVIPGMNNVTVVLRDPQALALDAIEQLQRWWEESEEVSVESRQIEIPVIYGGEAGPDLAVVAQHCQLSERQVVERHSATEYTVYFIGFQPGFPYLGGLDTSLHTPRRAEPRVQIVAGSVGIGGSQTGIYPLASPGGWQLIGRTDRRLFDVRQQPPTLLRPGDSVRFVPQKEGVC; encoded by the coding sequence TTGCAACGAGCACGTTGTTACCTGTTAGGGGAGCGCGCGGTCGTGCTTGAGCTTGAGCCGCCGGTTCTGTTAGCCAGTCAACAGCGAATTTGGGGATTAACCGCACGGTTAAGCGCCCACCCGCAGGTGATTGAAGTGATTCCCGGCATGAATAATGTCACGGTGGTTCTGCGTGACCCACAGGCGCTGGCGTTAGATGCGATTGAGCAATTACAACGCTGGTGGGAAGAGAGCGAAGAAGTGAGCGTCGAATCGCGCCAGATAGAGATTCCGGTGATTTACGGCGGTGAAGCCGGCCCGGATCTGGCAGTCGTGGCGCAACATTGTCAGCTTTCAGAACGGCAGGTGGTTGAACGGCATTCGGCCACCGAGTACACCGTTTATTTTATCGGTTTCCAGCCGGGTTTCCCTTATCTGGGAGGGCTGGACACCAGCCTGCACACGCCACGCCGTGCTGAACCACGCGTCCAAATTGTTGCCGGCTCGGTGGGGATCGGCGGCAGCCAAACCGGCATTTATCCGCTGGCGTCGCCTGGCGGTTGGCAATTGATTGGGCGCACCGATCGCCGGTTGTTTGATGTGCGGCAGCAACCGCCCACCTTATTACGCCCCGGTGACAGCGTACGCTTTGTGCCACAAAAGGAGGGCGTATGCTAA
- a CDS encoding citrate synthase — protein sequence MADKKATLNLQGEAPIELDVLEGTLGQDVIDVRTLGSNNLFTFDPGFTSTASCESQITYIDGDEGILLHRGFPIDQLATHSNYLEVCYILLNGEAPTQAQFEEFRTIVTRHTMIHEQITRLFHGFRRDSHPMAVMCGVTGALAAFYHDSLDVNIERHREIAAFRLLSKMPTVAAMCYKYSIGQPFVYPRNDLSYAANFLNMMFSTPCEEYVVNPVLERAMDRILILHADHEQNASTSTVRTAGSSGANPFACIAAGIASLWGPAHGGANEACLRMLEEISTVEHIPEFLRRAKDKNDSFRLMGFGHRVYKNYDPRATVMRETCHEVLNELGMKDDLLEVAMELEHIALNDPYFIERKLYPNVDFYSGIILKAMGIPSSMFTVIFAMARTVGWIAHWKEMHDDGIKIARPRQLYTGYDQRDFQSQLKK from the coding sequence ATGGCTGATAAAAAAGCGACGCTAAACCTACAAGGCGAAGCTCCTATCGAGTTAGATGTGCTAGAAGGTACGCTAGGTCAAGATGTTATTGACGTCCGTACGCTTGGATCAAACAACCTGTTCACATTTGACCCTGGCTTCACCTCTACTGCGTCTTGCGAATCCCAAATTACTTATATTGATGGTGATGAGGGAATATTGCTCCACCGCGGTTTTCCTATCGATCAACTTGCCACTCACTCTAACTACCTCGAAGTTTGCTACATTCTGCTGAATGGCGAAGCGCCGACGCAGGCACAGTTCGAAGAGTTCCGTACTATTGTGACCCGCCACACCATGATTCATGAGCAGATTACCCGTCTGTTCCATGGCTTCCGTCGCGATTCTCATCCGATGGCGGTAATGTGCGGCGTGACCGGTGCGTTAGCCGCGTTTTATCATGATTCACTGGACGTTAATATTGAGCGTCACCGTGAAATCGCCGCTTTCCGTCTGCTGTCTAAAATGCCGACGGTCGCTGCGATGTGTTACAAATACTCGATTGGTCAACCGTTTGTTTATCCGCGTAATGACCTTTCTTATGCCGCTAACTTCCTCAACATGATGTTCTCTACACCTTGTGAAGAGTATGTCGTTAACCCGGTCCTGGAACGCGCAATGGATCGTATTCTGATCCTGCATGCTGACCATGAGCAAAATGCTTCCACCTCTACCGTTCGTACCGCTGGTTCATCCGGCGCCAACCCGTTTGCGTGTATCGCGGCCGGTATCGCTTCTCTATGGGGGCCGGCACATGGCGGCGCTAACGAAGCCTGTTTACGTATGCTGGAAGAGATCAGCACCGTTGAGCATATTCCAGAGTTCCTGCGTCGCGCGAAAGATAAAAATGACTCTTTCCGCCTGATGGGCTTTGGTCACCGCGTGTACAAGAATTACGATCCGCGTGCCACCGTGATGCGTGAAACCTGCCACGAAGTGTTGAACGAACTGGGTATGAAAGACGATCTGTTAGAAGTGGCGATGGAGCTGGAACATATCGCGCTGAACGATCCGTACTTTATCGAACGTAAGCTGTATCCAAACGTCGATTTCTATTCCGGTATCATCCTGAAAGCGATGGGGATCCCCTCTTCTATGTTTACGGTTATTTTCGCCATGGCGCGTACCGTTGGCTGGATCGCTCACTGGAAAGAAATGCATGATGATGGGATTAAAATTGCGCGTCCGCGCCAGCTTTATACCGGCTACGACCAACGTGATTTTCAGTCTCAACTGAAAAAATAA
- the pcp gene encoding pyroglutamyl-peptidase I, with translation MKTVLITAFEPFGGESVNPSWEAVRQLNERMLCGAKIVARQLPCVFGHALTSLYKAIDELQPELVLAVGQAGGRAEISVERVAINVDDARIPDNQGNQPIDEPIVSEGPAAFFSTLPIKAIVEGIREAGIPASVSQTAGTYVCNHVMYGLLHHLHQQGGEVRGGFIHIPYLPEQAVKHPGTPSMAAQTVILALEMAITIALRTEQDLRLEGGATH, from the coding sequence ATGAAAACGGTCCTGATCACGGCGTTTGAACCTTTTGGCGGCGAGTCGGTTAATCCCTCTTGGGAAGCGGTTCGCCAGTTAAATGAGCGCATGTTATGCGGCGCGAAGATAGTGGCGCGTCAACTCCCCTGTGTGTTCGGCCACGCTTTAACCTCGTTATATAAGGCCATTGATGAGTTGCAACCTGAACTGGTCTTAGCGGTCGGCCAGGCGGGAGGACGAGCAGAGATTAGCGTTGAGCGCGTGGCGATTAATGTTGATGACGCACGTATCCCCGATAATCAAGGAAATCAGCCGATTGATGAACCGATAGTAAGCGAGGGGCCAGCGGCGTTTTTCTCCACGTTACCGATTAAGGCCATTGTGGAAGGCATTCGTGAAGCAGGTATTCCGGCATCGGTTTCACAAACCGCGGGAACCTATGTGTGTAACCATGTGATGTATGGTTTATTACACCATCTGCACCAACAGGGCGGCGAGGTACGCGGCGGCTTTATTCATATCCCCTATTTGCCTGAGCAAGCGGTAAAACATCCGGGAACGCCAAGCATGGCGGCGCAAACGGTGATTTTAGCGCTGGAGATGGCAATAACCATTGCCTTACGTACCGAACAGGATTTGCGTCTGGAAGGGGGCGCAACACATTAA
- a CDS encoding DUF979 domain-containing protein: protein MFQQHYLFWLAGIILCVVAIMSWRDKANPRRLTTGLFWALYGVVFLLGDWAAKLLSSFNHSAPDGQRMLHILVGVLVIVMGLIAGLGGVKVGRYHQRTDVERKTSAARLKNRLFMPALLIPVVTVISVLAFNHIPGLQEKVFGAGNHTTLITLFSLTLGCVLGWLMALAMTRESPAQSMQEARRLLDAIGWAFILPQLLATLGLLFTAAGVGSAISHLTETYLAVNNRFVAVAAYTLGMALLTMVMGNAFAAFPIVTAGIGIPILVVQHGGNPAVMAAIGMFSGYCGTLMTPMAANFNLVPAALLELPDRNAVIKAQVPTGVLLLVVNMFLLWFLMFL, encoded by the coding sequence ATGTTTCAGCAGCATTATCTCTTTTGGCTGGCGGGTATCATTCTCTGCGTGGTTGCCATTATGTCGTGGCGCGATAAGGCGAACCCACGTCGCTTGACGACCGGCCTGTTTTGGGCGCTGTATGGGGTGGTATTTTTGTTGGGCGACTGGGCGGCGAAACTGTTGTCCTCGTTCAACCATTCCGCGCCGGACGGTCAACGCATGCTGCATATCCTGGTGGGCGTGTTGGTGATAGTGATGGGGCTTATTGCCGGGCTCGGTGGAGTGAAAGTGGGACGCTATCATCAGCGCACCGATGTGGAACGCAAAACCAGCGCTGCGCGTTTGAAAAACCGCCTATTTATGCCTGCGCTGTTGATTCCGGTCGTCACGGTGATCAGTGTATTGGCGTTTAACCATATTCCCGGCCTGCAGGAAAAAGTGTTTGGCGCCGGAAATCATACCACGCTAATCACGCTATTTTCTCTCACCCTGGGATGTGTGCTGGGCTGGCTGATGGCGCTCGCCATGACGCGTGAAAGTCCGGCGCAGTCGATGCAGGAGGCGCGACGTTTGCTGGATGCGATTGGCTGGGCGTTTATTTTGCCGCAACTGCTCGCCACGCTTGGGTTACTGTTTACCGCCGCCGGTGTCGGTTCGGCAATTTCACATCTCACCGAAACCTATCTGGCGGTGAATAATCGCTTTGTCGCCGTGGCGGCTTACACGCTGGGTATGGCATTACTCACCATGGTGATGGGCAATGCGTTTGCCGCCTTCCCGATTGTGACTGCCGGTATCGGTATCCCTATCTTAGTGGTTCAACATGGTGGAAATCCGGCGGTAATGGCGGCAATTGGGATGTTCTCAGGCTATTGCGGCACACTCATGACACCAATGGCCGCCAACTTTAATTTGGTACCCGCGGCGTTACTGGAGTTGCCGGATCGTAATGCGGTGATCAAAGCGCAGGTGCCGACTGGCGTGCTACTGTTAGTGGTTAATATGTTCCTGCTTTGGTTCCTGATGTTTTTGTGA
- the nei gene encoding endonuclease VIII, with translation MPEGPEIRRAADQLEQAIVGKPLTDVWFAFPALKTYEPALVGETVCAIETRGKALLTHFSNHLTLYSHNQLYGVWRVIDTGQEPETQRVLRVRLATADRTILLYSASDIELLDAEGLAHHPFLLRVGPDVLDMTLTEQAVRERLLSTRFARRQLSGLLLDQAFLAGLGNYLRAEILWEAQLLSTHKAQNLSEDRLNALCHALLAIPRHSYRMRGTMDESRHHGAAFRFKVFHRTGQPCERCGTTIERSVLSSRPFYWCPGCQK, from the coding sequence ATGCCTGAAGGCCCGGAGATAAGACGAGCGGCGGACCAGCTTGAACAGGCGATAGTTGGTAAGCCATTGACCGACGTTTGGTTTGCTTTTCCGGCGTTAAAAACCTACGAACCGGCATTGGTGGGCGAAACAGTCTGTGCGATTGAAACGCGCGGTAAAGCGCTACTTACCCATTTCTCTAATCATCTGACGTTATACAGCCATAACCAGCTATATGGGGTATGGCGTGTTATCGACACCGGTCAGGAACCGGAAACACAACGGGTGCTGCGCGTTCGCTTAGCCACCGCCGACCGAACGATCCTGTTGTATAGCGCCTCCGATATTGAGTTGCTCGATGCGGAGGGGCTGGCGCACCATCCGTTCTTACTGCGCGTCGGCCCGGATGTGCTGGATATGACACTGACGGAACAGGCGGTACGGGAACGTTTACTGTCTACGCGTTTTGCACGGCGTCAGCTAAGCGGGCTGTTGCTTGATCAGGCCTTTCTCGCCGGATTAGGTAACTATTTGCGGGCAGAGATTTTATGGGAAGCACAGTTGCTGTCAACGCACAAAGCACAAAACCTCAGTGAAGATCGCTTGAACGCGTTATGCCATGCGTTGTTGGCGATCCCACGCCATTCATACCGTATGCGCGGCACCATGGATGAAAGCCGACATCATGGCGCAGCGTTTCGCTTCAAGGTATTTCACCGTACCGGGCAGCCTTGCGAACGCTGTGGTACAACCATTGAGCGAAGCGTGCTCTCTTCTCGGCCCTTTTACTGGTGCCCTGGGTGTCAGAAATAA
- a CDS encoding type 2 GTP cyclohydrolase I: MNNFELEKLVNQQLNTAAFSDYAPNGLQVEGRASVKKIVTGVTACQALLDEAVRLQADAVMVHHGYFWKNESPVIKGMKRQRLRALLANDINLYGWHLPLDAHPQLGNNARLAQQLSISIKGEIMPLVPWGELAEPLTGPQLAQRIGTLLGRAPLHCGDNAPQQIRRVAWCTGGGQGFIDDAAEFGVDAFITGEVSEKTIHSARENGLHFFAAGHHATERGGIQALGAWLAESYDFDVTFIDIENPA; encoded by the coding sequence ATGAATAATTTTGAGTTAGAGAAGCTGGTTAACCAACAGCTTAATACGGCGGCGTTTAGCGATTACGCGCCGAATGGTTTGCAGGTTGAAGGCCGCGCGTCGGTGAAAAAAATTGTTACCGGCGTAACCGCCTGTCAGGCGTTATTAGATGAGGCGGTTCGGCTGCAGGCTGATGCGGTAATGGTGCACCACGGCTATTTTTGGAAAAACGAATCGCCGGTGATCAAGGGCATGAAACGCCAGCGCTTGCGGGCATTGCTGGCGAATGACATTAATCTCTATGGCTGGCATCTGCCGTTAGATGCGCATCCGCAGTTAGGCAATAACGCGCGCCTGGCGCAACAGCTATCCATTTCCATTAAGGGCGAAATCATGCCGCTGGTTCCGTGGGGCGAGTTGGCGGAGCCGTTAACCGGCCCGCAACTGGCACAACGGATCGGTACCCTTTTAGGGAGAGCGCCCTTGCATTGCGGTGATAATGCGCCGCAGCAGATCCGCCGTGTCGCTTGGTGTACCGGCGGCGGGCAAGGGTTTATCGACGATGCCGCCGAATTCGGCGTTGATGCGTTTATTACCGGCGAGGTATCGGAAAAAACCATTCACAGCGCGCGTGAAAACGGGCTGCATTTCTTTGCCGCCGGGCACCATGCGACGGAGCGCGGCGGTATCCAGGCACTCGGCGCCTGGCTGGCGGAAAGTTATGATTTTGACGTTACCTTTATTGATATAGAAAATCCTGCCTAA
- the pxpA gene encoding 5-oxoprolinase subunit PxpA gives MKIDLNADLGEGCGNDEALLQLVTSANIACGFHAGDAQTMLQSVRLALAAGVAIGAHPAFPDRENFGRTAMRLPAETVYAQVVYQVGALKAITEGEGGKLTHVKPHGMLYNQSAVEAELAEAIARAVKAVDASLILVGLPNSQALLAARRLGLATRQEVFADRGYQRDGTLVPRSQPGALIENDEQAIAQTLSMVQQGRVKSVEGEWVAVQAESVCLHGDGAHALHFARQLRAAFSRQHITLTSA, from the coding sequence ATGAAAATTGATTTGAATGCGGATTTGGGAGAAGGCTGTGGCAACGATGAAGCACTGCTACAGCTCGTCACCTCAGCCAATATCGCCTGCGGTTTTCATGCCGGGGATGCACAAACCATGCTGCAATCGGTTCGCCTGGCGCTGGCTGCCGGTGTGGCGATTGGCGCGCACCCGGCTTTTCCCGATCGTGAAAATTTTGGTCGAACCGCGATGCGATTACCGGCGGAAACCGTCTATGCCCAGGTTGTCTACCAGGTTGGGGCGTTGAAGGCGATCACCGAAGGTGAGGGCGGTAAGCTGACGCATGTGAAACCGCATGGCATGTTATATAACCAGTCCGCCGTAGAGGCGGAATTGGCTGAAGCCATCGCTCGGGCGGTAAAAGCCGTGGATGCCAGTTTGATTTTGGTTGGCCTACCCAACAGCCAGGCGCTGCTTGCGGCGCGTCGGTTGGGGCTGGCAACGCGGCAAGAAGTGTTCGCCGATCGCGGTTATCAGCGTGACGGTACGCTGGTGCCGCGTAGCCAGCCGGGCGCGTTGATTGAAAATGATGAGCAGGCGATTGCGCAAACACTCAGTATGGTACAGCAGGGACGGGTGAAGAGTGTGGAAGGCGAGTGGGTAGCAGTCCAGGCAGAAAGCGTCTGTTTACATGGTGATGGCGCACACGCGCTACATTTCGCCCGCCAGTTGCGCGCGGCGTTTTCCCGCCAGCATATTACGCTGACCAGCGCTTAA